In the Lepus europaeus isolate LE1 chromosome 10, mLepTim1.pri, whole genome shotgun sequence genome, cactatactccctggccacagcagagagctggactggaagaggggcaaccgggacagaatctggcaccccgactgggactagaacccggggtgccggcgccgcaaggcggaggactagcctaggtTTTCTAATGTTAGATGATAGCTGCGTTTGGGGTTAAGCCCCACCTGACCAACGACATATTTTAATACACTTTCAAATGCAGTGGGTAATATTTTGCTTAGGAAATTTTCACATCTGTAAAAAGAAAACCGATCTGTAAGTTTCTAGTTAGTACAGCTAAGAGTACGCCAGCCTCACAAAATGAGCCAGTAGCTTGCCTTTTTGCCTATTTtctgggacattttttttttttttttgacaggcagagtggacagtgagagagagagagagaaagtcttccttttccgttggttcaccccccaaatggctgctatgatcggcgcgctgcgccgatccgaagccagaagccaggtgcttctcctggtctcccatgtgggtgcagggcccaaggacctgggccatcctccactgtactcccgggcctcagcagagagctggacgggaagaggagcaaccgggacagaatccggcgccccgactgggactagaacccggtgtgccggcgccgcaggcggaggattagcctagtgagctgcagcgtcaGCCCTGggacattttaaaacattacttAAATATCCTGCAAAATTGTAGAGCTCACCTTTAGAATCATCTAGAATGGCAGCatttttcacaataaataaaaGGCAGCAGAAACCCAAACGTCCATTGATAGAGCAATGGCTAGCAACATGAACTGTTAGTCAGTCTTCAGAGTGCAGGAAgctgacacatgctacaatgtACGTGAACCTGAAAACAAGATGAAATAAGCTAACcacaaaaggaaatattgtaTATTCTACTCATATTAAATAATCGCATAGTCATATTTGCAGAAACAGAACGCAGCATAGTGGCTGCCAAGGGctaggagaaggagaaaaggacTTAGTGTTTGGTGGCTACAGAAGGGCAGTTTTGCAAGAGGAACAAAGTTCTGTGAATGAATGGTGGTGTTGGTGGCACACGAGTGGACTGAATGCCACTGACGTACACAGTTAAAGATGGCTCAAAGGTAAATTTGACATTGGGTacatttttccaaaattaaaaaaaaaatcacttttttttgaGGCTTTGAGAAGGGGTCTTTCACTATTATCTGTTTCTTAATGCTTATTGATTTACCCAAGCTTCTATTTTCTTCCTAAGCTATCCCTAGAAATTTTTTAGGAATTTTCCCTTTTCACCTAGGTTTTAACTTGATTAGTGTCCAATTGTTGATAATTCTCTTGTTATGTTTGATGTACCGTCCCTCTTTTATTTTGCCATTTTCACTATggattttgtttagttttaataTCCTCTTTCTTCCCCTGAGTCTTTCCAGAAGCCTGACTTCATCTTTTCTGATTTCATTACTACCCTTCTTATCTAAGTTTTAATATTTATCATGTCTTTAATAGAAGAGATTTTTCATTCAAATTTCATTGCATTTGATTGGGAAACACAGAGAGTGATGGGGCAGATTTTTATGGCTTTTTACCTGGGTTCCGGAAGGTGAAGCCCACGGGCCAGCTGTGGCATCAGAGCTAGGAAATCAGAAACCCTGCTGCACCAAGTGTCAGCCTCTGCCCTTTAACAACACCTCTGCGTGATCCCTGTGGACCTTAAAGCGTAAGAAGCACTGGTCTAATGCCCAAGCAAAGAGAGCCAATCACATGGGAGTAACTACACTATAGAAGGTTCTAGGAATACTTTCTGTCCTAGTAGGAGTGCGGGTATGTAAGAGCTCATGTTGTTATTAGTCTTTAAACTACAGATGTATTGCAtatgcacattcttttttttttaatttttgacaggcagagtggacagtgagagagagacagagagaaaggtcttcctttgccgttggttcaccctccaatggccgccgcggctggcgcgctgcggcgggcgcaccgcgctgatccgatggcaggagccaggtgcttctcctggtctcccatggggtgcagggcccaagcacttgggccatagcagagagctggcctggaagaggggcaacgggacaggatcggtgccccgaccgggactagaacccggtgtgccggcgccgcaaggcggaggattagcctagtgagccacggcgccggcctgcatatGCACATTCTAATACGTAGTTTGCAGTTCAGTGTCTTCAGAGATATTTAACAATGCAAATAAATCACAGGAACAATGATTTGGACTTTCTTGATGTGGATAATTTTACACAAATCCAAGGAGCTTCATTGCAAGGGGCTCCAATTCCTTGCGGCTGGCAAGTTACTTCTGATGGATGATAATAAGATACATCTCCATCTCACtttcagaaacatttaaaatgggCAGATTGAGAAGTCAGGAACAGATATTTTGAGAAACAGTATCTGCCAGGCCTGAGCTGCAAGTCTTACGGCCGTGGTCTAGCCATGATCAATGATCTAATCAAACCCGGTGTTGTTGGGGGATACCAGGTGTACAGTAATGGTAGCAAGATTGAGAGCATTAGCAACCTAAAATCAGTGGCCTTCCCTTTTATTATTTAGCCTATGGTGGTGAAAAAAAATGCTGGAACAAATCAGGACGCTGCAGGAGACACTGCAAAGATGGAGAAGTGACACAAGAAATATGTAAAAATCATCgcacctgctgtgtcccgggCAACAAAGACTATGAGCGAGAAGCCTTCCATGAGCGAGTCACTAAGACCAGTAGCCCTAACCGCTTTGCTGAATCATCAGATTTTGTAGATTTCATTGCAATGGATTTAATTCCCACTACGGACTACCTGGACATGGACAACATGAACGAAGAGGATGAAATCCAAAGTCTCTATCAAAGCTCATGACTTCCTCTCGGCTGTGACTCACCCATGTCCACAGCGCGATGCGCTAAATCCAGTAAAGCAACAAAAGCACCTCCCCGTGCCCACCAATGTGTAGTTCTAGATACAAATAGCTACACAACTAGGAAGTagattaaaaatgttattgtgaaaattttaaaaagtgaaaggaaggggaagggaggaaagtaTTGCTGTATTCTTAGAATTGAATCAACGAACTACATgtagtctgttctctttatattaataaaaatattttttaaagagctgcATACAGAAGTCTAAAATTTTCCATTTCCAATAATAAACTCTTCCatgttctttttgaaaaatctaaTTCTTCCCATGACAAGtgttaactcattttttaaaagatttatttatttatttgaaaggcagagttatggggcaaGGGAGGGTgtgtagagaaacagagagccaggagcttcttctgggtttcccatgtaggtgcaggggcccaagcgcttgggccatcctctgctgctttcccaggccattggcagggagctagaccagaagtggaccaggcaggactcaaactggcgcccatatgggatgccagcaccatagctacaccacagcgccggccctgttcattcatttttaatgtcCCTTGTTTGCTGGTGACCTCTGCAGCCTTAATCACGGTTAAGCACTCCAACACTGATGAGCCATGGGTCCTTTTGACTTCCCAACAAGTGATTTTGGGATAACAGAGACATCCCTTATGTTAGgcctgcctcttttttttaagatttatttatttgaaaggcagagttacagagagaaggggagagagagagagagagagagatctgccatctgctggttcacttaccagatggccacaaaggccaaggcaaagccaggccacagccaggagccaggagccttatctGGGACTCCtgcaggagtggcaggggcccaagcacgtgggccatcttccgctgctttcccaggtacattagcagggagctggattggaagcggagcagctgggacctgaaccagcatccgtatggaatgcaggcattgcagggagcagctgtacccactacgccacagcaccagcctcaggccTACCTCCTGATAGCAGCACAAGCGGTCAAAATCAAAACTCATAAATCCAAGGAGGTCACTTGgttgctggttaagatgctggttaagacacctgcagcccatatcagagtacctagtttcaatgcccagttccagctccaggctcccaactccagcttcctgataatgcaaaccctgggaggtagcaggtgatggctcaaatacttaggttcctgccacccacgtgagagaccaagattaagttccaggctcctggctttggcctggcccaaccccagctgttgcaggtatttgggcaaCGAACAGCAGATGCGTGAGCTCACGCTCCCCGTGCCCTCCCccctagctctctgtctctctgcctcataagtaaattaaatttttaaaagcgtTTACATTTATGACAATAACTACTAGGATACTGAAAGCTTTATTTATAGAACATCAGACACCTCAGAGAAAacatccattttcctgctaattaAACTTGGCCCCGAGGCCCTGAATTATCGATCACTACAGGAAATTGACTGACCTAGCTGTGAGCTCTGAGGACTCTCTTAATACCTCCACTTGCTTCAAGGTTGGAATAAAAGTTGCTGGAAGATTGGCCCCTTGGCCTATTTCCCTTACCAAGCTTTGATCACCCCTGGACATTCAAAGGTGGGGACCCTCACATTGTGGGTGAAAGGTTAGGTAATTCTTTCAGGCCATGATGTAGAGCTTTATTTTCCCCTTGCTGGTAGCACAAAAGTAGCTTCACATCCTGGCCCCTTTCATAGTGGTCTGTCCCCCCTGGCTACACTGTGCCTCAACATTACAGATCTAAGCTGGCTCTTTCCAAGTCCTCACACGGCCAGCCACCCCTTGCCTCTCTCCAGGACTCTCTCCTCAACgggaaagatttctttttattttttaagtttcatttattatttgaaaggtagacttgagagagaagagagagagaaagagagaatcttccacccagtgattcactctccagatggccgcaacagtcagaggcagagccaggcctaagccaggagccaggagcttcccccgggtcccccacatgggtgcaggggcccaagcacgtgggccatcttcttctgctttcccaggtgccttagcagggagctggatgggaagtagagcagccaggacacgaaccggtgcccatcagggatgccagcactgcagatgggagctcagcCTGCTGCGCCGGCCCGAGAGATTTCTAGACGCTGCCTTTCAGAGCCACCTGTGCATCCGGCTAGCGTGCAGCCCCTGGGCTCGTGCCAGCCTGTCACCCAGCCACACCACAAACAGCGCCTCGCTTCCTCACCCTCTGCTAACTAAGCGTACAGATTCCTCATGACATCATCAGTGTGTGAtgacaggcaggcagcagggcggGAAGGGCGCCACAGGCACCTGCTCCGTCCCAGCTTGGGACATTTCATCTCCACGTAACGACCGGACGCTTACGAGGGATCTTCAAACTGTTCACAGAAAACCTGCGTTACAAAAAGTCTGCGTggatttgcaccaaaattaatgtaccttttaattccattttccacaaatttttgatgTACCCTCCTAGCATGCCAGGGGTTAGAATATCTCCGGCTtagccggcgcctcggctcactaggctaatcctccgccttgcggcgccggcacaccgggttctagtcccggtcggggcgccggttctgtcccggttgcccctcttccaggccagctctctgctgtggccagggagtgcagtggaggatggcccaagtgcttgggccctgcaccccatgggagaccaggataggcacctggctcctgccatcggatcagtgcggtgcgccagccgcagcggccattggagggtgaaccaacggcaaaaaggaagacctttctctctgtctctctctcacactgtccactctgcctgtcaaacaaacaaacaaaaaaaaaaaaaaaaaaaagaatatccccAGCTCATAATGGAAAATTGAGGTCTCATGGATGTACTTTTTTCAGATCTGTTAGTACCAATAATCCTGACATCTGAAGTCTCTGGAAGCCCAGCTCCCTGGTCTGTGATTTCTGCTGGTGACTCGGGGCACCCTGCAGCTTTGGCGTTTTCTGGTTTGGGGCTCTGACCTGtgcattttctattcttttttttttttttttttttttttttgacaggcagagtggatagtgagagagagagagacagagagaaaggtcttccttttgccgttggttcaccctccaatggccgctgtggccagcacatcgcgctgatccgaagccaggagccaggtgcttctcctggtctcccatgcgggtgcagggcccaaggacctgggccatcctccgctgccttcccgggccacagcagagagctggcctggaagaggggcaaccgggatagaatccggcaccctgaccgggactagaaccctgtgtgccagcgctgcaaggtggaggattagcctgttaagccacggtgccggcctgaccTGTGCATTTTCTTTACAGCTTCAGCTGAGCACATTCCCTGAGTCCTGTGCTCATGTCTGTTCTCAGATTTGCTTTTGGAAGACCGCTGTGACCCTCAAGTCCAGGACAACGTTAAGCTGACTCAGCTTGAGTCTCCTTCGCTCACTCACGTGCTGTGAGCTCAAGCTGAAAGGCTACGTGGAAGCCAGCCTGATGTGTAAACTGAGCTCCAAGTTCAACACCAGGGAGTTGCTCTCGACAGTCCGTGGTGAAGAGCAAGGAGCCCCCTCCCTGGTTAATCTTTGCACAGCACAGCTAGCGCTTCAGGACTGGGATTTGTGTGGGGCTTTCTTGCAGGACTCAAGCTTCTCAGACCCTGGGAACCATCTCCTTCCCTGGACAAAAGTGTAGCCACCGAAACTGGTGTACCTGCTGCAGCAAATGCCGCCAAGACAAAAGCCGGCCTCCACTGCTTCAGAAGAGTGCCTGCTTTCATGTGGCCTGGCTTTCTGGCCAGGTCAAGCATGCTTAGAAAGTTTTGTTGTATATTTAACTATACTTGTTTTCAGTGAGACGGTCAGCTTGGGTTCTTGGAACAATATTCTTCCCATAACAGAAGTCCAGAACTAGCACCTTTCTCCAGATCATAAGCTTTGTTGTGCCATCacggaaaggaagagaaaaaaaaaaaaaaaagatgaaaccatTGCCCAGTGTCTAAATCCAAACACTGAAATGGTTATTTCCACGAGTACCAGAGAGCCCGGCGGGGCAGACACAGGCTCCTTAAGCAGAGCGAAGCATTGAACTTGTGTAGCCCTGGAGGCAACGATTGGGGGGAGGGGTTGTGTTGGTTACAAACGTGGGGACAGGTCGATGACAACTTGGAAGGGCACACACCGGAGAGAATCTAGGGCTGATTGGCAAGTCCTTTAAAGCATAACTCTTCATTGACAACCTGCTTCCGGAAGCAAAGTGTCACCCATgagaaaagctgaaaacatttcaAAGCAGAGGCGGCCTTCACAGTGGTCATGAGCGGGGCGGGCACTGGCTTACTGGTTAAGACTCTCCGGGTCACCTGCATCCATTCTGGACTCCCAGCTCCATCTCCCGACCCAGCTGACTGCTAACGCagccttgggaggcaacagagatggctcgagtgcttgggttcctgccacacacacgggagaTTCAAACTGAATTTCTGTCTCTcgtcttcaacctggcccagttttggctactgtgggcatttggggagtggatcagtggatgggagccctctcagtttgtctgtttctctctgtccctatctctgtctccctcttaaatttaaataataaataaataaataattgttaaacagttcattgaaaatgcctattatggaaaaactttgcatgaatttcaaaaatttttgcaccaaaatcaacatttcaattccatttttccatgaacattgtgaAGTCCTCTCACGTGTATGTGGTGTTCTGGCTACAGAACCATCAGCCTTTTCCTAATGAGCTTTTAGTTTCAGAAAAGCAGAGTAATCCCAAAGGAATGCAATGGGCCAGAAGACAGAAAAGGACAGATCATCCAGCGGGTAACGAGCCCCAGCCCCTTTAAAAGGAggagaacaggccggcgccgtggctcaacaggctaatcctccgccttgcggcgccggcacaccgggttctagtcccggtcggggcaccgatcctgtcccggttgcccctcttccaggccagctctctgctgtggccagggagtgcagtggaggatggcccaagtgtttgggctctgcaccccatgggagaccaggataagcacctggctcctgccatcggaacagcgcggtgcgccggccgcagcgcgctaccgcggcggccattggagggtgaaccaacggcaaagggaagacctttctctctgtctctttctctcactgtccactctgcctgtcaagaaaaaaaaaaaaaaaaaaaaaggaggagaacaAAGAGAGTGAAGTCACAGAAGCCAGGCAAGCTGAGGGGTTCTAGAAGGGAATGAAATACGGTGGAAATGCCAGCCAGAGGCAGAATGAGATACAAGCTGGCAACATCCGGCAACTTCCAGAACGCAGACTCCTGGTGACCTTGACCAAAGCTGGCTCCGTAAGACAATCAACACAAAAGCAAATCGTACGCAGCTGAGGGGAGTCCgcgacacagagaaacagaatggCGAGCCGAGCTCCTCTCCTTGTGACAAACTGTGAAACTAACGATGGAGAAAGATAGATGGTAGTAGTGGGCAGTGAGACATAACagaataaaatcagaattttatgTTAAAAAGCTGGTGTTGGTTGCACAAACCTCCTAGACTTTCAGGAATTAAAGGACCTTAAAAACAATCATCATCAACAACACCAAGTAATATTCAAATTCTTTTGAAATAACCACCAAACAGATCCCCCAGCCTTGCAACTTGAAACCTGTAAAGTACAGCTTTTTCCACACTGCAATGGCTCTATGGGTTGAGAAGTTCTTCCAGGATCTCAGCCAAATTTATCTAACCCACTTGTTCTGATGGCCCCCGGAGGCCACGCTGATTAAGTCTTGGCTCGGCCTAAATCTATCAACCCTTGCCTACTGGGCTCACATGAGATCTCCCCACACCTTCCCTGGTTGGCCTTTCTCTTCTCCAGCTGTCATGCCAACTTTCcaactttctctctcacactgctgcctccagaaTGGGACATCTCACTATGCAAAAGCCAATCTCTCACGATGATTCCCAGTAGACAAAAGGCAGACAAGGGTGGCAAGTGCACAAGCTTTAATGGGGCGAGGGATGGGTGACTCTCTCCTGGAGAACTTGAGGATGGTGACCACCAGCATTCAAGGTATGTCCGGCCAGTGTTTCTCGTAGGACCACTCATTACTTTCTTTTGGTCCAGAAATACTTATCCTCACATAGGACTGGAGGCAGCAGGGTTGATAATTTCTGCAAAAGAAGTATGGCTGCTCATTCTTTTTGCAAGAGGGTCTACAGATTCCACTGTTACCCATGCATCGATCGCTGTTAcgtctgcctggccaaaaaaaaaaaaaatgcacatagtTAATTTCCACTCTGCAGTGACATAGATCTCATGATCTATGAGGCATGATCTTTAGGGCAATGGCAACTCCCACTTCCGGAAAATTAGAGGTGATTATTTTTCTCTATTCCTATGACGTACAGTTAGCAATGCTGGCActatacataaaacaaatataaaattaccCTGCAAGATAAAGAGCGGGCAAGTCAGGAATGACAGCCATGAATTGTCTGTTTTTTTGCCTCATATATCCTGGACTGGCGCTGGTGAAGCTGGCAATTTGGAAACACAAATGGATactaagatttaaaaacaaaagagtcCCAAGAGAAGTTTATTCTCTGGAGTCGAAGGACCGGGAAAGAGGCAGCctcaaaagacaaacatcatagaCAATAACCACCCTGCTCCAGTCAAACGCCCGCAAATGCCAGGCAAGCAGAGGTGTCCAAGAAGGGAATAAAATATGGCGGAAATGCTACCTAGAGGCAGAGTGAGACCCAGGCCGAGCAACATCCAGCAACTTTACGAAAGAAGAACCCCTAGTGACCTTCACCAAAACCAGTGCCACAGAACTAGCAGCACAAAAGCAAATCCTAGTGGGTTGGGGTCAGCGAAGTAGCGAAACATAATGGGCAAgtgcaggaagaaaaagaaacacagccCCACTCACACCTCCACCAAAACAGGCCTAGACTTGTACCCTCTTGAAACTGTAAGGATGTGCAAACTCCCACGATGGCACCGGAGAAGCCAGGGTGAGGGGCCTGGACTTCCATCACTTCTGGGTGCTAACGAGGCCGTCATCACCCAGAAGCCCAGTGGGGAGCTTGGGCTCCCTCCCCCTGGTGGTGAGAAGGTGCCCCTCCACTTCCTGATGAGGTGGTTACTGGGCGGTCCAGCGGACAGTCAAGACTTTGGTCATGGGGCAGGCTTTGGGCCTGGCAGTTAGGACGCCCACATACCACATGGGAGTGCCACGGTTTGCTACCCAGCTCTGTTctaactgcagcttcctgtcaatgcggACCCCGGGAGCCaacaaggatggctcaagtaattggtttctgccactcacatggaagacctgggctgagttcccagctccaggctgcacCCCCTCCACCCTAACTGGGGCCACtacgggcatttgaggagcgagGCAGCAGTTGGGAGCTCTCTCCcgcctccactgcccttccctccatccccctagaataatttttttttgacaggcagagttagacagtgagagagagagacagagtgaaaggtcttccttccgttggttcaccctccaaatggccaccatggccagtacactgtgctgatccaaagccaggagacagatgcttcctcctggtctcccatgtgggtgcagggcccaagcacctgggccatcctccactgcactcccgggccatagcagagagctggactggaagaggggcaacagggacagaaccggcgccccaaccaggactagaacccggtgtgccggcgctgcaggcggaggattagcctagtgagccgcggtgccggcctagaataatttttttaaagattttttaaaaaaaatgaccaccACGCAGCTGCCACGAGGCCATCACTCTCTGCAATGTCACTGGAAGCCACATGGGGAATTGAATCCTCTTCCCTTCTCAACCAGGGTGGTATGAGGGCAGGCATACCTGGGCGCTGGAACTCCTACCTACACCCTTTGGGAACGAGAAGCTCTCCTCCATGCCTCTCGTGTCAAGGGAAACCAAGCGTAAAATCTGGACTTCTGCCCTCCGCCTCCTGGAATTATCACAGCAGCACCCCCATTCCCTTGCCGGAGCAGTGTTAGAGCAGAGACGCTGACAGGCGGCTTAAATGTGATCCACAGTCTCCTAACACAGTTCCAAACATGACGAGGTTTCAGTCAAAATGACCCATCACACTGGAAACAGGAAAACCCCAACGTGGAGGAACAAATGAGAATCGACAGAACTCAGGACACATCCGAGGTGTGTGGCATCAATAGCTCATCCCTTTCAGCTCTGAGCGGTGCTCCCTGACGTGGGTGTAGCACAGGGTACTAACCAGTCCCCTGTTGAGAGGCACTTTGGTGATTTCTAGTTtttgaccatttttaaaaaagatttatttatt is a window encoding:
- the DEFB118 gene encoding defensin beta 118; translation: MRLWLLALPVLAFLPQVIPAYGGEKKCWNKSGRCRRHCKDGEVTQEICKNHRTCCVPGNKDYEREAFHERVTKTSSPNRFAESSDFVDFIAMDLIPTTDYLDMDNMNEEDEIQSLYQSS
- the LOC133768165 gene encoding beta-defensin 119-like, which produces MEESFSFPKGVGRRNSDRCMGNSGICRPSCKKNEQPYFFCRNYQPCCLQSYVRISISGPKESNEWSYEKHWPDIP